A stretch of DNA from Apis cerana isolate GH-2021 linkage group LG8, AcerK_1.0, whole genome shotgun sequence:
ATTCAGATGTTTTCTTCCAAGGTGCATCATCTGGTTCATAAGGAAGAGGACCTTGTACAGGAGCATCTTTATCATCTTCAActctataatgaaaaaaaaaatataatttgaattataatattaaattctataatattaaaaaatttttactataataatataaaaaaaggcaaattattataacatatatatgtacatttcaGGTTTTGGtcgatataattctaattcatcTTCCAAATCTGATACTCTAGCTTTCAATTCATTTCGTTcatgtaaaatttcttttaattcagcAGTAGTAAATCTTGGTCTATCTGGATCATCAAGATCATACACAGCCTTATTAGTTAAATCTGGACAACCTTGCAATTTACTtaaatcttcattttctttttttgctaaaCCAAGTCGAGCTCGAAGATTTATCAATTCACGATTTTGATCTTGCAATTGAGCTAAGAAATCTGCTCTTTCCTCTACTAAACCTCGTGCTTGCATTTGTGCTTGACGttgttttcgttttaattctcGACCAACAACTCCGAGTTTCTCAACTTGTCCTGTcagctttaaaaattataaaaataaattaaaataatttactaatgatacgttttttattttgatacgtTCGCGAaacacatttattatattatatttattttgaagtcaaaatattttctcaacaTATAAGTATAGTTAGCaactatataacaaatatatagtgtgctacaaatagaaaatatatgttgTCGCGAatgtgttgaaaaaaaaaagaattataatacacatcatattcaaaaaaagtaatacttaattataataattacaaattacacaTATGAACATAAGTACcaatttacattttctatttccgaatttttttgtaacagCTCTTTATCTCTTCCTCGAATTTGATCTCTTTGTTTGTCTATCATGGATCTTAAATGCTGCAATACTGCGATATCAACTTCTTGACTAGCTGTGAaagctaaaaataaatttattgatatatttattattaataatttaattgatgaattatatgaataaatatagatttatataataggaCATTTCTACAATTGTGTTAGTAGAGAAAAGATTGTTAGTACTTTGTTTACTGCTGTACTGACTATCACTACGTGATTCCTGCAAAGCTTCTGATAGTCGTCTATTTTCTTCTTGTAATCTTGTAACCATTTCTACTAAATCACGAGATTCTTGACGCCAATGTTCTTCAATTTGTTCTAATTCCTATAAGAAGTAAATATctttgaatgataaaaaattaaacaaatttcataaatataaatatataataatatttaatgtattaatataaaatttataaatatttataaataaaatacctttTCAAATCTCTGCCTATCTTCagcttttccaattttatcattttctaattGTGAAATCTTTGCACGTAATTCTTGGACTGTAGTATTTTCACGTTCATTTTTGGTTGCaagattttctaataattctaatgcATGTATTACTTTTGGCATAAGATTGGTTACAGATTCTACTCCATATGAATCTATAAGTTTCTCACATTCTTTTCCTATTTCAGATGCAATATCATAAACATCTACAACTGATATATCAGATACTACAGCATATTCTTCCATATTATGAGTTATATAATTTCCCAAACAAAAAggcatgaatattttttatgtcaaagtatattatatataaactttctaaaaatataataatatattttatgaaaaattataattaattgctattaatttattttaaatttatattaataattatattaatataacatatattacttttaattttttaatatatgtaaataaatatatattaaaattcttaaaattaatttaaatattgcaattattttaaaaaatattaatatcaaaatatattataatcaaataatgaaattaaatacaatgatatttaatttaaaatataatagaattaataaaataacaaaatttaatgttaacttaatattattatcattatgatttacaatataaaatacttttacgtTAAACTAGGTGTGTCGTTTgtgaatatagataaataatatttatcattcatcaaaagaatattaatgattgaaatatacatatattgataataatatgattagaaatatgagattatattaattaagtacAATTgcaaattgcaatatttatttatcaaattttatttaattttatacagtataatgcaaatagaaaattatacttttaatatacgTACGTGTACATGTAGACGATTTTATCACAAGtattatacgaattaatttttcgaaataataaatttaaatagaagaaaaaattaaagaaatctaaaatCGACAATATGATATCTAAATTAAGACTAGcctttttttttggtattacAATTTTCGCAAACTGCATCTATTCTCGAATGTTGATCAAAGCGTTGCAATGATTGGACCTTTCTGATCAAACATATCTAAATTTACTATAAGTGTTCAATTATTGAACACTTTTATGTgcaatagtatttttttcaaaaaattataattaaaatatttttttttatatttaattttttgaagcatcgaataatatttcttagatGTAAACTATACGGTTAATTTTATactgttaaaagaaaatagtaagatatttatatagatcgatacatagatataagataaatataagatacttATATAAgagaaagtttgaaatttaagtaattaaaaaaaactatttataaaaaaagagaagattaatttttttaattctattacagtgcaatatttattattaagaaaataaataaaagaatgaattaagaatattaaaaaaatcatttttatttataataaatttataataattttcaatatcattatatatttaaagtatatagtagaaataattgcaatatttatttatatttttattattattaaatacaaatttttgtaattaatattaaaataatcttaataaatctaatcaaaaatgaaaattctttttcttagtttctctaaagattattttatatatatatttcattttcttttaaatatattttttaaataaaattttaactgtttttatatataatttgatatataatttttttataaaagttgtaacattaatatttattttaattaaaatatttcgtgattttttatgtaacacgataatgtgttttattttttattacatttgcaaaatacattttgtataattagtaattaaagttattaaaattttatatgaataattaatttagtagtaataattaatttattaagaaaaaataagataatatatataatataaatatgataaaaaaaagtttctatatatttactttatttattttatacgaattttactttatatgaataagaaaatttttttattattattcattttcaattttttatacttttcaaaacaattgcaattttttcatatagaaaaatattgaaacattttattatttttaaatgaatattattaattgattacaaatagatattattctcaatttagtaatcaatttataatatcatgcgagtttttgaaataaatttcatatgtaaGGACAACTTTATTATaacttgtaaattatataatttattacaacaaatataacattattttaacaaaatacaatatatttttagaattaaacagaaatgcaaaaatataaattcaaatttattgtttcttaatttataaaattcaattgattttaaaattatttttttaaaatttaatcgaaagtattttttataaaatttttactttttttagcaaaatagataacgtaattaaaaatgcaaagatcacaaaagaaaaattattatattaaagtaaaaattatgctgaaatatataagcaattctgaattattaaaattttttaattttgattctactatttcattatataagtttatttaaaaacctaatataatataataaaaacttaatataacaataaagaaaataatgaaataatattgaatattaaattatattattaatataatataaattggcaagtatatataattttgtttgaaaatattgcatgtttttaataaaaatacatttataaaatacatttattaagtACACTGatagaaaaacttttaaaataaaaaaaataatttatattaaaatatttttttataaaaaatattaaattgttattatataaataaatttcgtaaattatttattatactataatgttaaaattttacaaatttaatattatttaaacaaaattatacaaaataatattattttatatattacaacatGCATTACATTCAAACATTTCAAAAGCAcgcattattttattgatataaaattgttaataattcttaattatattaatatatatttcaatatttgacaaaaaaattaaaatattttaataaaaataatttctaataaatctaatttcatatatcacAATGCAGCAAGTATAttcttattgaataaaaaattttaaaacattccaaatatacatttatatttttttcaatgctcATATTTTATGATGCATACTttctttatgttattaattcttttttaactataatgtattaataattaatttaaaataaaaaatatttgttaataaaaattgaactaagataacataaataattaaattttgatatgttatatataaacaaatattttataattgtgcaatatattgcattattgGCAATTATTGATTTGTCTTTGGTTATTAAAATAAgcagttatattattttgtttcaaatattgtaaaaatttgataattgtatacttttaatgaaaaactgcataataaaatattttttataatagcaaaagtgaaaatatgggaaaaaagtattataaaacatCTGCATTGTTATTTTCAGTCAACTTCAGATTTACAACTTTAACCagtcatatttaaaaattcataatttgagatgtcatttatatattatattttatattattgaatttttaaatcatatttatagatatatatattacttgatAATTACATaacattataatcatattaaattaagtacAATAAAAACAAGCTATGTAATTATCATACATTATGCATTGTTaggtgaaaattataaatattcatttataattttcatttttaaaacaaaattatcgtaataatttgattattaaattttggaaaaacatTTGGAACAATTTCCAAAGtactgattatattatataatatattaaaataatgagttGGCACTTtcttatgtttaattatattcttttgaacTATTTATGATGTTTTATAGTTCTTTGAACTATTGAtgtcgaattatatatttacatataattttaaataaattgattagtttattatatatgtattaaaaaattattatatagtttaataatgtaatatgtgtaaattaatttatatatatatatataggaaattGCTCTAAATCATTCTTTACAATGAAATTccgtcaatattatttaaatattaattagtattttaGAAGCacttaaataactaaataaaactttttttgtatttttttttcgataattttaaaagtagttAATGTctaaataatatcaacaaaaatataaatctataactttcaaaattaattctttaatatgtctataattgcaaaataaaaatatttttatgactgTAGCTATATTCCATATGTATAAGATCGTTGTATTCTTTTCAATaactttacataaatattttgtatataacacTATAATAGggtttattacatataaatctaacaatatatcacatattacttattaaaaccctgtaagaaggaaagaatgttttgtatagaattattctattattaattgaattttaatttatatgtacttCAATTATCTTAcatattaaactttaaactcCATATTATTTGTAAGAGATATAATTGCATGTTCTTGTGTAATAGCGGCTAATTCTTTTAACCATTCATCTAATACAACTGCACATAAGACCACATTTTGTACTGGACTTATTTCGTTTGGAGATTGCCAGGAcgtttttgtataatatctaatgaataaaaaattatacagtaTTACACTTTTcacataaaacatttatttagtctgaatattaaagtataaaaaaagtatttaccGGTATCCAGAACCATGTCCAATAACTTCTAGTTGATTTTCTGATATACCAGTTGATTGATTGACAGTATTAACTAAACTACTTGGACCAGAACTACCACTTGATCGTCTAAGCATTTGTGTAAAAGATGATGTTAAACTCCATTTTTTAGTTTCACctaaaagtataatttcttcaaatatgatctataaatattatttttaatatatattataaataatacattataaataataatactatacaTACATCTTTTGAATACTTCCAGATtgcacaaaaattataaacaataatttaatattaatttatatacatcaaTGAGATATAagggaataataatatcagttcatattttgaataattaaaaaataaatcatacctCTTGAAAATTCTCcatttaaagaatttcttttaataggtACAGAATGAGCAGCAGCTTCTATCGCGTTTTTTCTTGCATTCACTAATTTATCttcgcgatt
This window harbors:
- the LOC107995270 gene encoding RILP-like protein homolog isoform X2, which encodes MPFCLGNYITHNMEEYAVVSDISVVDVYDIASEIGKECEKLIDSYGVESVTNLMPKVIHALELLENLATKNERENTTVQELRAKISQLENDKIGKAEDRQRFEKELEQIEEHWRQESRDLVEMVTRLQEENRRLSEALQESRSDTFTASQEVDIAVLQHLRSMIDKQRDQIRGRDKELLQKNSEIENLTGQVEKLGVVGRELKRKQRQAQMQARGLVEERADFLAQLQDQNRELINLRARLGLAKKENEDLSKLQGCPDLTNKAVYDLDDPDRPRFTTAELKEILHERNELKARVSDLEDELELYRPKPEIVEDDKDAPVQGPLPYEPDDAPWKKTSESGIRKFFRKIFSESSSSFLVGNSPRRSLSSLSKMALSGNSTYDESV
- the LOC107995270 gene encoding RILP-like protein homolog isoform X1; protein product: MPFCLGNYITHNMEEYAVVSDISVVDVYDIASEIGKECEKLIDSYGVESVTNLMPKVIHALELLENLATKNERENTTVQELRAKISQLENDKIGKAEDRQRFEKELEQIEEHWRQESRDLVEMVTRLQEENRRLSEALQESRSDSQYSSKQTFTASQEVDIAVLQHLRSMIDKQRDQIRGRDKELLQKNSEIENLTGQVEKLGVVGRELKRKQRQAQMQARGLVEERADFLAQLQDQNRELINLRARLGLAKKENEDLSKLQGCPDLTNKAVYDLDDPDRPRFTTAELKEILHERNELKARVSDLEDELELYRPKPEIVEDDKDAPVQGPLPYEPDDAPWKKTSESGIRKFFRKIFSESSSSFLVGNSPRRSLSSLSKMALSGNSTYDESV